One Nodosilinea sp. FACHB-141 DNA segment encodes these proteins:
- a CDS encoding tRNA (cytidine(34)-2'-O)-methyltransferase has product MPTIVLVTPQIPPNTGNIARTCAATTTPLHLVGPLGFDLSDRALKRAGLDYWPQVNLTLHTDWDTFYTQQRQQGGRTIGFSTSGRCSYTDLTYRADDWLLFGSETEGLPKSVLATCDETAYIPMDRSVVRSLNLSVSAAIALYETLRQLHLFHPHSTLGIASNQDPA; this is encoded by the coding sequence ATGCCCACCATTGTTTTAGTCACGCCCCAGATCCCCCCCAATACAGGGAATATCGCCCGCACCTGCGCCGCCACGACCACTCCTCTACACCTCGTTGGCCCCCTGGGGTTTGACCTCAGCGATCGCGCCCTTAAGCGAGCCGGGCTCGACTACTGGCCTCAAGTCAACCTCACTCTGCACACCGACTGGGATACTTTCTACACCCAGCAGCGCCAGCAGGGAGGGCGAACCATTGGCTTTAGTACCTCTGGGCGATGTAGCTATACAGATTTGACTTATCGCGCCGATGACTGGCTGCTATTTGGTAGCGAAACCGAAGGCCTCCCCAAGTCAGTCCTGGCCACCTGTGACGAAACTGCCTACATTCCCATGGATCGCTCCGTGGTGCGCAGTCTCAACCTCTCCGTAAGCGCCGCCATAGCACTCTACGAGACCCTACGCCAGCTTCACCTCTTTCACCCACATTCCACACTAGGTATTGCTAGTAACCAAGACCCAGCTTAG